A stretch of DNA from Pseudomonas sp. HN11:
CGAAGACAGTGGCGTGCTCAACCCCGTTGACGCCCACAGCGCCCCCGGGGCACTGACCACAATTACCGGCAACTGCTTTGAAGTGAAGACAATCGGTGGTGAGGTGTTACTGGCCGGCCGGTTTGTCCTGGACAGCAGCACCGTACCTAAAAGCATTACCTGGATCGATTCCATCGGCGATGACGCCGGCAAACCCTTGCTCGCCAGTTATCGCCTTGATGAGGATGAATTTGTGTTCATTGCAGCCGATGAAGGCCTGCCCCGGCCTATTGCATTCAGTACAGGCCCAGGTCAAACCATGCGCACGTTCGTACGCAGCATCTGACCGAGCCACATCCGAACTCACGACAGTACTTTCACAAAGCCTTCACTTTCGGGCCTATAGGGTAAAGCT
This window harbors:
- a CDS encoding TIGR03067 domain-containing protein; its protein translation is MSAVSDPDLQALQGAWEQISLEDSGVLNPVDAHSAPGALTTITGNCFEVKTIGGEVLLAGRFVLDSSTVPKSITWIDSIGDDAGKPLLASYRLDEDEFVFIAADEGLPRPIAFSTGPGQTMRTFVRSI